The genomic interval GCTGGTCAAGGTGCAGGACTTCGACCGTTGCGAGGAGTGGTTCGCCAAGCACGGCACCAAGGCGGTCTTCTTCGGCCGCATGGTGCCGTTGTTCCGCAGTTTCATCTCGCTGCCCGCCGGGGTCGAGCGGATGAGCTTCTGGAAGTTCACGGCCCTCACCACGCTGGGCAGCTTCATCTGGAACACCCTGTTCGTCAGCGCCGGGTATGCGCTGGGTGAGAACTGGCACCGGGTCGAGGGGTACGCGGGCGTCTTCCAGAAGCTCGTGATCGCGGCCGTGGCCATCGGGATCGGCTACTTCATCTGGCAGCGCCTGCGCGCCCGCCGGCTGGGAGCCACCGACGCCGACGCGACGGTGGTGCTCCCAGTGGTGCGGCCCCGCAGCCACCGCCGCTGAGCAGGGTCAGCGGCGCGGTTCCCAGCGAAACATGCGCCGGGCGAAGGTGACCGCGACGACCACCCAGGCGAACGTGGGCGCGAGCAGCAGCAGCGAGTCGCTCAGCGCCACCCCGCCGTTCCAGGCGTTGAGCACCAGCTCGGTGGCCGCGCCGCCGGGCAGGATCCGTTTGACCCGGGCCAGCTCCTCGGTGCCGGTGATGCCGACCCAGCTCGCCACGGCGATCACGCCGAGGCTGACCGGCAGCGTGGTGACCTGGGCGTGCTCGGGGGAGTTCGTGACACCGGCCGTGGCCAGGGCCAGACCGATCATCATGGCCACCGTGGCGATCACGGCCACCACCAGCAGCGGAACGTTGTCGGGCTGCCCGGCGACCACGCCGAACACGACCAGGATGCCGGCCAGCTGCACGAGCGCGATGACGGTGGCGGGCAGCACCAGCCCGGCCAGGATGCCGCGGTCGCTCTCGGCAGTGGACCGCAGCCGTTTGAGGAACAGGTTCTGCCGGCGCGAGGCCAGCGTCGTCACCGTCGAGGTGTAGAGCCCGAAGGCGCCGACGGTGAACATCACGATCGCGGCGATGTAGCCCAGACTGGCCTGTTCGGCGAAAAC from Paractinoplanes brasiliensis carries:
- a CDS encoding DedA family protein, encoding MTVLAEAAPETAGGLTGWAVGLMESLGGVGAALIVGLDNLFPPIPSELVLPLAGFSASRGVFSLPEALFWTTLGSVLGAIIVYWAGALLGRERTRTLVGYIPLVKVQDFDRCEEWFAKHGTKAVFFGRMVPLFRSFISLPAGVERMSFWKFTALTTLGSFIWNTLFVSAGYALGENWHRVEGYAGVFQKLVIAAVAIGIGYFIWQRLRARRLGATDADATVVLPVVRPRSHRR
- a CDS encoding ABC transporter permease — protein: MLAIARSELTQIFRNRLVLVTSLIIPIAIGAFFVYRHEVFAEQASLGYIAAIVMFTVGAFGLYTSTVTTLASRRQNLFLKRLRSTAESDRGILAGLVLPATVIALVQLAGILVVFGVVAGQPDNVPLLVVAVIATVAMMIGLALATAGVTNSPEHAQVTTLPVSLGVIAVASWVGITGTEELARVKRILPGGAATELVLNAWNGGVALSDSLLLLAPTFAWVVVAVTFARRMFRWEPRR